Proteins encoded by one window of Nyctibius grandis isolate bNycGra1 chromosome 15, bNycGra1.pri, whole genome shotgun sequence:
- the COX11 gene encoding cytochrome c oxidase assembly protein COX11, mitochondrial: MGLCGRGWARGGGLWLPTGLWALGRALPRPCRIGGWAPPRPEGKARYGLWAAAGGQAPAPRGARGLRSSNPFTRRQEEEWRRRNRSALAYIAAAAVGMVGMSYAAVPLYRLYCQATGLGGTTGAGHSAEQIESMEPVRDRVIRVTFNADVHSSIQWNFKPQQSEIYVVPGETALAFYKAKNPTDKPIIGISTYNVIPFEAGQYFNKIQCFCFEEQRLNPQEEVDMPVFFYIDPEFVEDPKMAKVDLITLSYTFFEAKEGQKLPLPGYQ, encoded by the exons ATGGGGCTGTGCGGGCGGGGCTGGGCGCGCGGCGGGGGCCTGTGGCTGCCCACGGGGCTCTGGGCGCTGGGCCGGGCTCTTCCCCGGCCGTGCCGTATCGGCGGGTGGGCGCCCCCGCGGCCCGAGGGGAAGGCTCGGTACGGCCTctgggcggcggcgggagggcaGGCGCCGGCCCCGCGAGGGGCCCGCGGGCTGCGGAGCTCCAACCCCTTCACccgcaggcaggaggaggaatggCGGCGCCGGAACCGGTCGGCGCTGGCCTAcatcgccgccgccgccgtgggCATGGTGGGCATGTCCTACGCGGCCGTGCCGCTCTACCGCCTCTACTGCCAG GCCACGGGGCTGGGCGGAACAACGGGCGCGGGCCACAGCGCGGAGCAGATCGAGAGCATGGAGCCGGTGAGAGACCGGGTCATCAGGGTCACCTTCAACGCGGACGTGCATTCCAGCATCCAGTGGAACTTCAAACCCCAGCAGAGCGAAATCTAC GTGGTACCAGGAGAGACCGCACTGGCCTTTTATAAAGCGAAAAATCCTACTGACAAACCAATAATTGGAATCTCTACCTACAACGTAATACCCTTTGAAGCAGGACagtatttcaataaaatacaa tgtttttgttttgaagaacagCGGCTAAATCCTCAAGAGGAAGTGGACATGCCCGTCTTTTTCTACATTGATCCAGAATTTGTAGAGGACCCTAAAATGGCTAAAGTTGATTTGATCACCCTCTCTTACACcttttttgaagcaaaggaaggacAGAAGTTACCACTTCCTGGATATCAGTAA